A single window of Nicotiana sylvestris chromosome 5, ASM39365v2, whole genome shotgun sequence DNA harbors:
- the LOC104214007 gene encoding violaxanthin de-epoxidase, chloroplastic-like yields MNVNVAPSPSINSPAPFPVNRRSSFAGLPNLILLRCRKTKVSIFSSSLDRKIRATRSIVAAAAVEMKEAEKKTSNPVRIVSIVGEDSVSPLSSAPWLDVMLHTAERLKWVDEEFEMIVFSDNFINSQDETVNRVGNELDRADILVLVAVSKEGSVNWIQTNSQNVSNIIWFDSSSALRNKLGGILIETEKRGDIFSSLLPFSQSKKLNESVEIARTVSEAWERHNSDDMRFCLLVIINAYITPVSTLQNLRAKGFSTLNCMVTNCGPQILNCLLDPNCRKALQCLNQCSPVDQVCNYRCIASYESQYLEEFSLCVLQKNNCLELDAKIPEKPHVPPMTEFRGEILSSEIAEDIFVGWLGTLNWSWRVVAGQNPAYDQFPCQYQLYYRGKARGSFWYEPVFQVRTLEDNLVWRRRKYRVKRGKVPGTFQFSVLDNGVVSIESWTIVDVSDDLSWGLFHYHGAARVAGQSYTGAVLVSPDGQYPAEREKDRLISALDRCGIKEWELFNVDNCSCEGPPLGLPEGSSLHSKIEVQEGRTHSSV; encoded by the exons ATGAATGTAAACGTAGCACCATCCCCCTCCATCAATTCTCCGGCTCCTTTTCCGGTTAATCGGCGGTCCAGTTTCGCCGGACTTCCAAACCTTATTCTTCTCCGCTGCCGGAAAACTAAAGTGtccatattttcttcttctcttgaCCGGAAAATCAGAGCTACAAGAAGCATAGTAGCTGCTGCTGCTGTGGAAATGAAAGAAGCAGAGAAAAAGACAAGTAATCCAGTGAGAATAGTGAGTATTGTTGGAGAGGATAGTGTTAGCCCTCTCAGCTCTGCTCCTTGGCTAGATGTCATGCTTCACACT GCAGAGAGACTGAAATGGGTTGATGAAGAGTTCGAAATGATTGTCTTTTCTGACAACTTTATCAATTCTCAAGATGAAACTGTCAACCGCGTTGGAAATGAGCTGGATCGTGCTGATATTTTGGTGCTGGTTGCTGTCAGTAAGGAAGGATCAGTCAACTGGATACAGACTAACAGCCAGAATGTCTCAAACATCATATGGTTTGATTCCTCTTCGGCACTGAGAAACAAGCTGGGCGGAATTTTGATTGAAACTGAAAAAAGAGGAGATATATTCAGCAGTTTACTTCCATTCTCTCAATCGAAGAAACTGAATGAATCTGTAGAGATAGCCCGAACAGTGTCTGAGGCTTGGGAAAGGCATAACTCTGATGACATGCGGTTCTGCTTATTAGTTATAATTAATGCTTATATAACGCCGGTTTCAACACTGCAGAACCTTAGAGCAAAAGGATTCTCCACCCTGAACTGCATGGTGACAAATTGTGGACCTCAGATATTGAATTGTCTACTGGATCCTAATTGTAGGAAGGCACTTCAGTGCTTGAACCAGTGCAGCCCTGTAGATCAAGTATGCAATTATCGGTGTATTGCTTCATATGAGAGTCAATACCTGGAAGAGTTTTCTCTCTGTGTACTACAGAAGAATAACTGTCTTGAGCTCGACGCAAAGATCCCTGAAAAACCTCATGTGCCTCCAATGACCGAGTTTCGAGGGGAAATATTGTCTTCTGAAATTGCTGAAGACATTTTTGTGGGTTGGTTAGGGACATTGAATTGGAGTTGGCGCGTTGTAGCAGGGCAGAATCCAGCTTATGATCAATTTCCATGCCAGTACCAGCTATACTATCGGGGAAAAGCTAGAGGATCATTCTGGTATGAGCCAGTTTTCCAGGTAAGAACACTTGAAGATAACTTAGTCTGGAGAAGGCGAAAGTATAGAGTGAAAAGAGGAAAAGTTCCCGGAACATTTCAATTCAGTGTATTGGATAATGGAGTTGTTTCAATTGAGTCCTGGACAATTGTGGATGTTTCTGATGATTTAAGTTGGGGTTTGTTTCACTATCATGGAGCTGCACGAGTGGCGGGGCAGTCATATACTGGGGCGGTTCTTGTGAGCCCAGATGGCCAATATCCAGCTGAGAGAGAAAAAGATAGGTTGATATCTGCATTGGATAGATGTGGCATCAAAGAGTGGGAGCTATTCAATGTTGATAATTGTTCATGTGAAGGTCCACCACTGGGGCTTCCAGAGGGGTCAAGTTTGCATTCTAAGATTGAAGTCCAAGAGGGCAGGACACATTCTTCAGTATAG